A region from the Malus domestica chromosome 07, GDT2T_hap1 genome encodes:
- the LOC114826075 gene encoding protein CURVATURE THYLAKOID 1B, chloroplastic-like, which produces MASTSSTLSISSSSTLVDTKAPRHMAASSPQCVTLPSLPPPPVHSQNHAGKTTAYCRKFARNVMAMATGEAPAEVAVTELPEIVKTVQEAWEKVEDKYAVSSLAVAGAVALWGSTGLLSAIDRLPLVPGVLELVGIGYTGWFAYKNLVYKPDREALTLKIKATYKDIIGSS; this is translated from the exons ATGGCTTCCACCTCCTCCACACTTTCCATCTCCTCCTCGTCCACTCTAGTTGACACCAAGGCTCCTCGCCATATGGCTGCCTCATCACCACAATGTGTGACCCTGCCTTCCCTTCCTCCACCGCCAGTTCATTCTCAAAATCACGCAGGGAAGACCACTGCCTACT gtcgTAAGTTTGCGCGCAATGTCATGGCCATGGCGACAGGGGAAGCACCAGCAGAAGTTGCAGTAACTGAGCTGCCAGAGATTGTGAAGACCGTTCAAGAAGCT TGGGAGAAAGTGGAAGATAAATATGCAGTTTCTTCACTTGCAGTAGCTGGTGCTGTTGCACTATGGGGCTCCACTGGACTGCTTTCG GCAATTGATAGGCTTCCTTTAGTTCCTGGTGTTCTTGAGCTTGTAGGAATTGGCTACACTGGG TGGTTTGCATACAAGAACCTTGTTTACAAACCAGACAG AGAGGCTTTGACACTGAAGATTAAAGCTACATACAAAGATATAATCGGCAGCAGCTAG